The Ananas comosus cultivar F153 linkage group 4, ASM154086v1, whole genome shotgun sequence region atgtctatatctacactatatataaattttataaaataaaaaagtactatCTAATTATTTTGGCAACAACTATTTAGATTTGAGTTAAAAGATGATAGAgattttctaataatatataataaatgatttttttttaattaaaattttatatttaaatttttgaataactatgatgtataaatttatattaatttgagatagttattaaaatattcGCTACATGCATTTGCACCTATattcaactaatatatatatattcaagctgttatcgagtcgaacacgagtgagctgacTCCAGCTCATGTTCgtcttgtttattaaacgagctgaaaaatttagctcgtgtttGACTCGTTTAGTAAATGAACAATTTGATCATGagttcatttcgagccgaacacgaattTGCCACCCCTAATCTCTACTACTTGTTggtttttaaaggaaaaaaaattgattttttttatacatgtatatacctCCTCTTTATTTCTTGTCAATGGTACAGTCCGAATCGGAGACAGGGCTTCAGAAATACGGCTGACGCTGTAGGTGACGGCGGTCACGTGCTTATTGAGTGCCGCAGAAATGTAGATCGGGTCGAGGAGGGTGCGATGGTTGCAAACATAGAGGTGGCTACGGCCGCCAAAATCGTCATCAGCAGCGGGAGAAGGGGCGATAAGACGGGCTCTCATGCCGGAGAAGGCGCCAATTGGGATGGAAAGGGggtaaggaaggagaagaaagacgAGCGTGCGAAAGACGGAGAGGGGAATGCCGAGAGGAAGCCAGAGAAACATGGTGAGGGTGGCCATCGGAGTCGGCCGGAACGCCAACCTCCCATCATGGAATACTAAGGGTTTTGTATACTGCTCTCTAGGCAACACGTGCCAGTTTCTCTTCTCTGCTTCGTTCACCCAGTAAATACTCTATAATAATATTatggacaaaaaaaagaaaaagaaaaaacacatgATTAGCATTTTAGTGGCAAATACAAATAATCAGAGTTTTAGTTCGAGAATAAAAGAAAGTACACCGATCATAGTCCAACACGTTGGTCATACAATGCATAGTTATTATTTGAAACAAAGTGGTCTCAAGAGAGTACAAATATATCATTGTTTAATGCCGTGGGATAATATGTCGTGTCCTTACTTAGGTGGTAAGTTTCAATGCAAAATCTTTGTTCACCAAAACTTAGAATGGGGCCGATTTTGTTATCTACCAAATCTAAGCTACCTAGGAGGTCAATTTCGGTACTCAAAGGGAAATTGCTTTTTGATCTTTATGTCGTGCAATAATACTTAAGCAATAACAATGGCTATTTAAGTAAATTAAGGAGAGTGGTTTGTTTTATTAAGGAGGTTCATATACCGCCAAAATCGATAAgaaatttatttgtaattgtAGTTGTAAAAATGTGGGTGTCACGGTTACTTAATTAAACATGCATCTGATTGTtatatttaactaaaatttgaCATATAGTTTCCGTAAATTCTACTTTATCGTTATATGTcttaatatatagttttttcAAGCAAAAACAGTTGACTTAATTACTTTCGTGCAAGTAATTTAAGTTTAGGCAGGAAAAGGTGGGTTTGGTATTTGAATTAATTAGCAGGGACGTTTCATTATTTTTGAGACTTTGTtggaaattaattattttagacTACATTATTGACAAAGGCAATGCATGAGATGATATAACACATGCATCTAACTTTTGTGATAAATAAATTAAGGAAATTATCTAAGGAAAAATTAAATGAACAAGTGCATGTGCACGTGACTACGTCTTCTTTTGTTGGCATCTCGAACACATATTAATTTCACTACCGAATGATTTCTAGTCTCTGATACAATAAGTACACTGTTTCATGCTTTGCATATATGCACATATGCTTTGCATATATGCATTTATTCTTTGCATATATACTTTTGCATATATGCATGTGCTGAATTAATTTTCACTGTACTCGCATGTGTGGAAACATGTTTAATTTTAGTTCCGTACGTTGTGGGAGGAAAGAAGAGGGATACTAGCTAGGGAGGATGGttaattatgataaaataataattagaaaaaaaaagaagataaagcaAAACTTAGTACAATTATacacttttattttacaattgactcaaccaaatttataataaagGATCAAAAGAAGAATGTTAGATACCATCTTCTAGATTTGCCTAAATATGCAGCATGATATTACATTTTACTCTTAAGAAGTTCTTTCTTTGGAGCAATTTTTGCTCAAAAAGCTATGCGCGTATTCCTTTATGtgtgcatgtatgtatgtatgtatatacatatacgtatatctatacctatacatcaATCTCCATGACTAAATCCTACATGTACCCATCCCCTTAATTTGAGGAGAAGTGgaggctattttttttttatttttattttttcttattttctttagaTTTACTGAGgcctaaaaagttttttttaaccccttttctttactttttggtCTTCCACTTTCTTTCTTAAATTTGCAAATTCAAACCTTTGTTGTGTTTCATATTCGGAGTCAAGtaattataaattatcttaCGTATTATTGTGAGCCTTTTTTTAGTCATATTAACtgcaatatgatatttttttgattattgtgttataaaaataattcatcCATTTGCATGATATGCAATCTCTTTTAAACAAGATTGAATAATTTTGTTGGAACGAttgattcttttttattatagatttgttaaaaaaaatatttgtctataatataaactatatttattattttttatactaaactgatattttattttttataaattttcactttaacaATATCTACCCGCCGTAATCCGCGGGTCACTACACCAGTGTACATAAAAACACATGGATGACTCTTAAGATACCTTTGAGCTGTCACTCGTCCACATATATAGCAGggaagttttaattaatttcttataacAAGGACTAGGAAACTACCaccctaaaaataatataaaaaactaaagcATGCCCACATTCTTACAGAAACAAACAATTACATGCACACATAAATTAATAGAATATTCAATTTAATGATGTAAATTAACACAAAAGTAcgttttttttctgatttttactGACCTTGCAATGAGAGAAAAGTTTGCGGTGCGGATCCTGGTGGGAGCATCCGAAGTAACCCACAACTCCTCCACCCGACTCCTCCTGTTGTTGTTCATGATCACCCAACAACATTATTCTCTTCAACTCCGAGTTCTCCTCCACCTCTCTTTCCTTTTCCATTAACCCAACAAAGTACCCACCCACCACCTTTATCTCCCtccccaccaccacctccacacCTAAATACTCCTCCAAAAACCCCTCCACCATGACACGTGGCAACCTACTAACACACACCCTCCTCTCTCCCCTCCTCAACACCTCGAACCCCTCCATGCCCACATCTTCTAAGAAGAACTTGTGTAGCACGGCGCTCCCTAGCCGGAACTTATCCGCCCGTATTCCGACGAAGCACACGAATACCATGATCCTTGTTCCGAGCTCATAATTCAAAAGGAGTAGGAGAGGGTATATACATAGCAGTAAAAGGCCTCTTAAGAAGCTCCCCGCCTCTAACGCGACGAGCATGAAGTAAGGGAACGCGGAGGGGGATCGTAGGAGGGCGCCGTCCACGTCGAGGAGTACGGTTTTGTCGGCGAGGTGGTCGAGGGGCGGCGGAGGGCATTTTTGCGGTTTTGGGTGGTTTACATGCGCGTTTTTACGGTGGTGGTGTGCGAACGGGTTGGTCAGCCTCCGCCGCAAAAACCGGTGAAAATAGAGCAAAGATTTGGAGAAGGCCTTTTGTGGTGGCattagaactctctctctctctctctctctctctctctctatatatatatatataaacctctttcttttctctctagatccttttctctcttctaaGTTTGAGTTGCTTGTATTTTTGGATGGGACTCGGTGAACACACGGAATGATGAGGCAAATGAGCATGGGAACGGGTTGTGTGCATTTATAAGTGGATAGGGTGGGGGAGGGGGCATGGTTTTGGAGGAAAATTACGAGAATGGCATGGGCTCACAACGTTTGACTTATCCACGGTCCGAAGTGGACGAATATGGTTGTGCCAAATATCCCAGTGCTTGTGCTCTTTAATGTCTTGCTTTGATTTGCTTTCCTTTTCTTAGGGAAAACAAGAACCGCACACTTCCAACTATAAACatcctaattatatatcttGAAAATTTTCTAAACTACACCACACGCAATATAAATAAACTTTGTAGTTAATTCAGTATTTTAGTTGGTGGATTTTTCGATTCTAAATTATGataatctttttaattatcTTCGATCGTAGAAAgctaaatatataataacttaACTACTTTTTTTCGTTTAAATGCTAGGATAATTAAGGTGCTTAAATTATTTGGGCTTTATCTGCCTCAACTGTAGAGAAAATTAACTTTATACAAGACTAGGTGGTTCATCAAAAACAATCATAAACTTGAAGCGATTTATTTTAACTTTCCAGCATTCATGCGGTAATCAAAATCTTCGTCTCGTTGGTTTTAAAGCATAAGGTGCTAACGATTGATAACCTCCAGAAAAGGGGATGGCGGGAGAGGAGTGTTGCATTCTCTGCTCGGGGAAGCCAGAGACAATCGATCATCCTTTTGCGGTCTGTGAAATTACCAATATACTATTGGTACCTCTTTTGCTTAGTAAGTCATCCTTACAAGATTGCAATTCAGTTGACTAGCTCTGGTAAGTAAGTTGTATCAAGGATGGTGGTGCACTAGGGAGAAGAAATGCAACGACTATTGCCGTTACTTGGTGAGCCGGCCTATGGTCAGAGTGGAATAGAAGAATACTTAAGAAAGAACATCACATCTTGAGACAACTGTTGGCGGAGATCCGGTCCTATAGAATTCTTTGGGAAACGTCGACACCGCAGTaatgtttttttcctttctctaaACTAAGGCTGGATGCCTCACCATTGTCCTCTGTTGAGCCAGGGGACGCGCATGTGGCTACTTCGCTTCGCTATGACGTGTATTTCAAGCTTGCACTAGGGGTCGTCTGTATTTCAGTTTTgcatttgctttcttttttcaatcGTACTTGTTTCCCATCCCGAGGCCATGGCTGTCTCAATCAatgtagctaaattcattttcttattgaatgaagcgggtagcgtgctacctatttcttaaaaaattaattcatcttCTAAATGAATAAAATGGTAACAAGCTACcgttttcttaattaaaaagaaaaaaaaaacaacattcATGCGGTAATCTACAATAGTGCTgatgcccaaaaaaaaaaacattttctttttgaatatatacttgccttcaacaaaaagaaaaagctcgATTTTTGGTTTATTCAATAACCAATCACCATAAATTATGACTTCAAGTTTATGCTACGACAAAACAGATCTCCTGATTAAGATAAGCATTTTGGAGTTGAGCTTGAAATATGCATCATGGTTTAATTTTACTAAGagtaaaactaaaataacaCATGTTTGAACCAATCTAGTTCTAAGTTCGGAAGAAACCCGTGAAATTGACGGCCAACCTCAATTACCATTATTTTTATGGTCATGGACTAAGTTATGTGCTCTGGATTTTAAGCCACCCGTGGAGCTTACAATGGCATGTGGAACTGCTGGGACGTAGGTCAAATAATTTATATTGGTACCTCCCTACAATTCAGGGTTATTAGTCAATAATACAAAGTGGTCGTTGAACTATTAATTTGCATGTACTTGCTCGAGTGTCATTTGAATTAGTTGCTAGCTAATTTTTTATTGGTACTTCCTGAACTTTTAGCGGAATTTTACTTTACCCTCAAACTCTTAAAAATGGATATTTAGCCTCCTAAACTTTAATATTGCATTTTTGTTACCCCTTCCGTTAGTTCTAATTAACGAAGCTCAACAGGAGTTGACTGAAGGGTTAGGTTTTGGCGGGAAATCTATCGCCAAAACTGTCCCTTGTTCGGCCCAAGCCCTCTTTTATTCTTCAAAACTTCTTTTTCTCCATTTCTATACCCTCCAAAGTTTTTATTCTTGTGTTCTTGTTCTGCCCATCCTTCTACGGGAAACGAAATCAAAGAATTAAACCCTAACCTTCCAACAATGAGGAATGTTAAGAAACCCTAATCTTCAATGGATGTCACTAGATATTGAAGAAGAGGAGGGATTAAGGAGAAGACGGAGATGGTGAAGAACCCTAATATTCCAACGAAAACCCTAAGTGCTCCATCGTAGCTTCGGCAGAGAAGAAGTTCGATTTCCTCCGCAACTTTTGACAAAACCACATTTAACCCTTTCGTCAACTCCCGTTAAGCTTCATTAACTGGAACTGACGGAAAGGACAAAAAGAATACAATATTAAAGTTTAGAGGGCTGaatgtttattttaaaagtttcgGAAGGTAAAAGTGAAACTCCACCAAAAATTCAGGAGGcaacagtgcaatttactcttttttatttgctcAAATAGGTCACAATAACTTTCAACACATTGCAAGTTTGGTTCTGTTGTTCGCTTTTGTTATCTAAAGAGAGATAAAATTAATACTATATGTGAGCAACTATTGTTAATCCTATGATATTCATTGTTTTTGCTAATAATAatgtattattattgtactAATAAAAAATGCAAAAGCTTTTTAAAGAGCTTATTATGCAAATGAAAAATACTTTGACTTAAAAGCATATATAAGAACCGGGTCTAGTAATGAGCAACATTAGTGTGCCTGTGCGAGCCGCGTTACAGTGCGACCTGCATTGCGCGGTGTTTGATACTTGCGGTTGCTTGTGAATTTCTATGCACAACTACTTGAAAAGGCGTATTGAGAAAAATTATGAATCAAAGTATTTTTCAAAATGCAGAGCTATGCAGTCGACTAGCAGGCTGCACCGCGTGGCCAAACAAGACCGATGTCTATAatccatataatttttattctttaaaaaaaaacaaaagttagtTACAAAATAAGGTCAGATCATCTTGATTGATTGAGCTTTCTAAAGCAATAAGTCAAATCTAGATATCAGGTTTACACAAACTAAAGgtataattaatctttttttttttaatccaaaatccaaaacctCCAATAGATTTAAGCCGCTTACGGAGGTTGTAGCAAATTTTATGCAACTATCGTTGTAGAGAATCGAGTCCGTGTGAACCACTAACGCGGACAAGGAGGTGGGCCAGCGGCTTTTTCAGGACAATGGCAGATCCGTAAATAAGATACTGTGAAGGGTCATTTTGAAGTGAGGAGATCGCGAAGTGTCGTGGTTTTGAGGGATGGGTCACATATAATACCCGGTAATGCACGCACGAGTCAA contains the following coding sequences:
- the LOC109708514 gene encoding probable glycerol-3-phosphate acyltransferase 3, with the translated sequence MPPQKAFSKSLLYFHRFLRRRLTNPFAHHHRKNAHVNHPKPQKCPPPPLDHLADKTVLLDVDGALLRSPSAFPYFMLVALEAGSFLRGLLLLCIYPLLLLLNYELGTRIMVFVCFVGIRADKFRLGSAVLHKFFLEDVGMEGFEVLRRGERRVCVSRLPRVMVEGFLEEYLGVEVVVGREIKVVGGYFVGLMEKEREVEENSELKRIMLLGDHEQQQEESGGGVVGYFGCSHQDPHRKLFSHCKSIYWVNEAEKRNWHVLPREQYTKPLVFHDGRLAFRPTPMATLTMFLWLPLGIPLSVFRTLVFLLLPYPLSIPIGAFSGMRARLIAPSPAADDDFGGRSHLYVCNHRTLLDPIYISAALNKHVTAVTYSVSRISEALSPIRTVPLTRNKEEDRRRMAELLRQGDLVVCPEGTTCREPYLLRFSPLFTELAEEIIPVALITRVGMFYGTSTSGFKFLDPFYFLMNPRPEYAVEFLKKIDTCHVEGRSSSIEVANHIQREIGNALGFKVTTLTRKDKYNVLAGNDGFVKAKSKKQ